A portion of the Bdellovibrionales bacterium genome contains these proteins:
- a CDS encoding ATP-binding cassette domain-containing protein, with protein MAASISKYLVRHLSVSYGCKAVLSEVSFSLCLNAITSVVGPSGCGKSTLLLVLAGLLEEAPSVHVRGAIEGFEREHLGIVFQKPLPFRLSIYENVALALREITASERDVRHRVEEALTDAGLWSEVRNRLNESALKLSGGQQQRLCLARTLALRPSVLLLDEPCSSLDPIATQGIEQTLLRLSSKTTVLIVTHNLSQARRLSQNVMVLWDMGFGGTIVEKGGVQEIFINPKLEVVRQYFNGFLG; from the coding sequence TTGGCAGCTTCGATATCAAAGTACCTAGTTAGACATTTATCTGTCAGTTACGGTTGCAAGGCAGTGCTGTCGGAGGTTTCGTTTTCATTGTGTCTCAACGCAATCACCTCGGTTGTTGGCCCTTCCGGATGCGGCAAAAGCACGCTGCTCTTGGTGTTAGCGGGCCTACTTGAAGAGGCTCCTTCGGTACATGTCCGAGGAGCCATTGAAGGGTTTGAGCGCGAACATCTCGGAATTGTATTTCAAAAACCTCTGCCTTTTCGCCTGTCAATTTATGAAAATGTCGCACTCGCATTGCGTGAAATAACAGCATCTGAAAGGGACGTTCGCCATCGAGTCGAAGAAGCCCTCACGGATGCCGGCCTGTGGTCTGAAGTTAGAAATCGCCTCAATGAATCTGCACTGAAGCTTTCAGGGGGGCAGCAGCAACGCTTGTGCTTAGCGCGTACACTTGCGCTGAGGCCATCCGTTCTTTTGCTGGATGAACCCTGCTCGAGTCTAGACCCGATTGCCACCCAAGGCATAGAGCAGACATTATTGAGGCTATCATCAAAAACAACAGTTCTGATCGTCACCCATAATCTGAGTCAAGCGCGACGTCTTTCGCAAAACGTAATGGTCCTCTGGGACATGGGTTTCGGCGGTACCATTGTCGAGAAAGGGGGCGTTCAAGAGATTTTCATCAATCCGAAACTTGAAGTTGTTCGTCAGTATTTTAACGGTTTTCTCGGCTAG
- a CDS encoding ABC transporter permease subunit yields the protein MKWLSIFAMLFFCTFVAMVLGPIALHGWPAVNWNYLTSDPLVMGREGGVAPLIVTTVWMNGLALVLTFSLGLPVSLRLAELPASRFQKMMAVSLDLLASTPSIVFGLFGHAFFCRTLGMGYSILAGSLTLTLMTLPLFIRLVEDSLRELPNEYRLIAKSLRLSPTTLAFQILIPSVWPAITAAIVLSWTRALGETAALLFTSGYSMRWPRSMFDSGRTLSVHIFDLSLNITGADQMAYQGAFVLILITVAFILICRLFVKGLVTWQLRYQST from the coding sequence ATGAAATGGCTCTCAATCTTTGCCATGTTGTTTTTTTGTACTTTTGTGGCGATGGTCTTGGGTCCGATTGCGTTGCACGGGTGGCCAGCTGTCAATTGGAATTATTTAACGAGCGACCCCCTGGTGATGGGGCGAGAAGGTGGAGTAGCTCCTCTCATTGTCACGACAGTTTGGATGAATGGCCTTGCATTGGTATTGACATTTTCTTTAGGTTTGCCTGTTTCGCTTCGACTGGCAGAGCTCCCCGCCTCCAGGTTTCAAAAAATGATGGCCGTCTCACTTGATCTTCTCGCAAGTACGCCTTCCATTGTCTTCGGACTTTTTGGGCACGCATTTTTTTGCCGTACTTTAGGTATGGGCTATTCTATTCTTGCCGGCTCGTTGACCCTCACTTTGATGACCTTGCCGTTATTCATTCGTCTTGTTGAAGATTCGCTTCGTGAATTGCCCAATGAATATCGGCTCATTGCGAAATCGCTTCGTCTAAGCCCAACAACGCTCGCATTTCAAATTCTCATCCCATCGGTTTGGCCGGCGATCACCGCTGCAATTGTCTTGTCTTGGACCAGAGCTCTGGGTGAAACAGCAGCTTTGCTTTTTACTTCCGGGTACTCCATGAGATGGCCACGGTCGATGTTTGACTCCGGGCGAACTTTGTCTGTTCACATTTTCGATTTGAGCCTGAATATCACAGGAGCTGATCAAATGGCATATCAAGGTGCCTTTGTATTGATCTTAATCACGGTTGCATTCATTTTGATCTGTCGTCTTTTTGTGAAAGGTTTAGTTACTTGGCAGCTTCGATATCAAAGTACCTAG
- a CDS encoding ABC transporter permease subunit, whose translation MSLRSLSTFLFNFWLRATTFVVGFVVLVVFLFVAKEAFPFIQQGSFAQVFTSTKWYPTENQFGVLSLAFGTLAVVFGGVVIAVPFAWLSAVALVFYTSSRSTKILRFVVEVASGTPSVIVGLFGILILVPWVAVHFPPGYGLLCASTVLSFLLIPALIINTVEILSIDLKETLEVGASLRIPLHHIITRLIWPTKRVPLLKSVVLAMGRAVGETLAILMVAGNVIQIPGNAFESFRTVNATIALEIPYALGLHRSSLFFLGLLVFVLALALCLLAREKHAS comes from the coding sequence GTGTCATTGAGAAGCTTAAGTACATTCCTCTTTAATTTCTGGCTAAGAGCGACGACCTTTGTTGTAGGATTTGTCGTTCTTGTCGTTTTTCTATTCGTGGCGAAAGAAGCGTTCCCGTTCATTCAACAAGGATCTTTCGCTCAGGTTTTTACATCGACAAAGTGGTATCCAACCGAAAATCAATTCGGCGTGCTGAGTCTTGCCTTTGGAACTCTAGCCGTGGTTTTTGGAGGGGTTGTTATTGCCGTTCCTTTTGCCTGGCTGAGCGCGGTTGCCTTGGTCTTCTACACTTCTTCTAGGTCGACAAAAATACTTCGCTTTGTTGTTGAGGTGGCTTCGGGAACGCCATCTGTTATCGTTGGGTTGTTTGGAATATTGATTTTGGTTCCGTGGGTGGCCGTTCATTTTCCGCCTGGGTACGGTCTATTGTGTGCAAGTACCGTATTGAGTTTCTTATTGATCCCAGCCTTAATTATCAATACAGTCGAAATATTGAGCATCGATCTCAAGGAAACTCTGGAAGTTGGAGCGAGTTTGCGAATTCCACTTCATCACATCATCACCCGATTGATCTGGCCAACTAAGAGAGTTCCACTTTTGAAATCGGTTGTTCTTGCAATGGGTCGGGCCGTTGGAGAAACTTTGGCTATTCTCATGGTCGCTGGAAACGTGATACAAATTCCGGGCAATGCCTTTGAATCTTTTCGGACTGTGAACGCAACAATTGCTCTCGAGATTCCGTACGCACTCGGCTTGCATCGATCATCGCTTTTCTTTCTAGGGCTTTTAGTCTTTGTTCTTGCGCTTGCTCTTTGTTTACTCGCACGGGAGAAGCACGCCTCATGA
- a CDS encoding phosphate ABC transporter substrate-binding protein: MRNITISLFVVVSTFALANEKLLATGSSTVAPLVAELAKHFENKSPNILVEVQTGGSARGITDCRDRLNDFGMISRSLKDDEKDVTATPIARDGLAFIVHESNPVRELTREQVIKIYTGQITNWRDLGGKDAKIFVMSKAEGRAALELFMHYFELKSSQIKASVIIGDEEQGVKTVANTPNSIGYLSVSTAENAVNSKSRILTVQLDGQKPKMASVRKGEYHLSRYLNLVVCGKAKASTQKFIDYVISSEGQSVIEKLKYIPL, from the coding sequence ATGCGAAATATCACCATTTCTTTGTTTGTCGTCGTTTCGACTTTTGCTCTCGCGAACGAAAAGCTGCTTGCGACGGGCTCAAGCACGGTCGCTCCGCTGGTGGCCGAGCTCGCCAAGCACTTTGAAAATAAATCGCCAAATATCCTAGTTGAAGTTCAGACGGGTGGTTCTGCTCGCGGAATCACCGATTGTCGCGATCGTCTCAACGATTTTGGAATGATTTCTCGGAGTTTGAAAGATGACGAAAAAGATGTCACGGCAACCCCAATCGCGCGCGACGGACTTGCTTTCATCGTACATGAATCAAATCCCGTGCGAGAACTCACGCGCGAGCAAGTCATCAAGATTTACACTGGCCAGATCACCAACTGGAGGGATCTTGGCGGTAAGGATGCAAAAATCTTCGTCATGAGCAAAGCAGAGGGACGGGCTGCGCTTGAACTTTTCATGCATTATTTTGAGTTGAAGTCATCTCAGATCAAAGCCTCGGTCATCATTGGCGACGAAGAACAGGGAGTTAAAACAGTTGCGAATACCCCGAACTCCATCGGTTATCTTTCAGTGAGCACCGCTGAAAATGCGGTTAATAGTAAAAGTCGAATTCTTACAGTACAGCTGGATGGGCAAAAACCGAAAATGGCTTCCGTTCGAAAAGGGGAATACCATCTTTCACGTTATTTAAATCTTGTTGTCTGTGGAAAAGCAAAGGCCTCGACTCAGAAATTTATTGATTATGTGATCTCATCTGAAGGCCAAAGTGTCATTGAGAAGCTTAAGTACATTCCTCTTTAA
- a CDS encoding sulfurtransferase: MSRFVLLALSLLFFHQANASIGLISPEQAAQIAQEGGSKAVILDTRGGYKDYISGHLPNARHINFDTLRATDVNGVPVQYLPIKLTKELLTMAGIDRERTHILYAEGGTGDEILSTTMVAYVLEKYGVKDIKIVDGGLPDYKAKFPLSQEYPKTKQGQLPTKMNTHIGVDVKTVLKKKEQPNVVLLDARPENEYLGNDTVWPRKGHIPGAISLPWRKVMDEKNTHKFRDIAEVKALFSSLGLTPDKEVIVYCGTSREGSLLRFYLSHLAQYPNVKLYEGSWKEYAALKELPASTEASPISTRR, encoded by the coding sequence ATGAGTCGGTTTGTCTTGCTTGCACTAAGCCTTTTGTTTTTTCACCAAGCCAATGCCTCGATTGGTCTTATTTCGCCAGAGCAAGCGGCACAAATTGCCCAAGAGGGCGGTTCAAAGGCTGTTATTCTTGATACGCGAGGAGGATACAAAGACTATATTAGTGGACACTTGCCCAACGCACGCCACATCAATTTCGACACACTACGTGCTACTGACGTTAACGGTGTGCCTGTGCAGTATTTGCCAATCAAGTTAACCAAAGAACTTTTGACAATGGCTGGAATTGATCGCGAACGAACTCACATTCTTTACGCCGAAGGCGGCACTGGCGATGAAATTCTGAGTACTACAATGGTGGCCTATGTGCTCGAAAAGTACGGCGTCAAAGATATTAAGATTGTGGACGGGGGCTTACCTGATTACAAAGCGAAGTTCCCGCTATCCCAAGAATATCCAAAAACCAAGCAAGGCCAACTTCCGACCAAAATGAACACTCATATTGGAGTCGACGTAAAGACAGTCTTGAAGAAGAAAGAGCAGCCCAACGTTGTCTTGTTGGACGCCCGACCTGAAAATGAATACCTGGGAAATGACACAGTTTGGCCGCGCAAAGGGCACATCCCTGGTGCTATTAGTTTGCCTTGGCGAAAAGTAATGGATGAGAAGAACACGCACAAATTTCGAGATATTGCAGAGGTTAAGGCTTTGTTTTCAAGTCTTGGATTGACTCCTGATAAAGAGGTGATTGTTTACTGCGGGACTTCCCGAGAGGGAAGTCTTTTGCGCTTCTATTTAAGTCATTTGGCGCAGTATCCGAACGTGAAATTGTACGAAGGGTCCTGGAAGGAATATGCTGCGTTGAAAGAACTTCCTGCTTCCACAGAAGCATCACCAATCAGTACAAGAAGGTAG
- a CDS encoding ATP-binding protein — MYQRLIQPPKGSFFLLGPRGSGKSTWAKSVFEGETYVNLLLEREFTKFLVRPDALISELSVLKAGSWVVIDEIQKVPALLDAVHHLIEEKKLRFCLTGSSARKIRRGGANLLGGRAVSRVMFPFLPEELGSDFDIREAMQFGTLPIVFAAEDKIDVLRSYVQTYLKEEIQAEALVKNLPGFARFLPVAGIFHGQALNVSNVSREAEVARTTVQAYFEILEDTLLANRLEAFAPKLRAREKSRPKFYIIDPGLAMALKQRRGEPSNEEFGHLLEGFIYMLLRAYNQKNDLYDEINFWSPAEAKMTEVDFLLSRGQEKIAIEIKAKEKWSTTDLKGLHAVSELKGLKRKILVTLGSRRMKLDSGIEVFPFSAFNELLNKNQL, encoded by the coding sequence ATGTATCAACGCTTAATCCAGCCACCTAAGGGCAGTTTTTTTCTATTGGGGCCGAGGGGCTCGGGAAAGTCGACGTGGGCCAAGTCGGTATTTGAAGGGGAAACTTACGTTAACCTGCTTCTCGAACGGGAATTCACGAAGTTTCTGGTTCGCCCGGACGCTTTGATTTCTGAATTGAGCGTTCTGAAAGCCGGTTCATGGGTGGTCATTGACGAAATTCAAAAAGTGCCTGCACTTCTAGATGCCGTACATCATCTCATTGAAGAAAAAAAACTTCGCTTCTGTTTGACGGGTTCATCTGCACGAAAAATTAGAAGAGGTGGAGCTAATTTATTGGGCGGGCGCGCAGTAAGTCGTGTCATGTTTCCATTTCTTCCCGAAGAATTGGGATCAGACTTTGATATTCGGGAGGCCATGCAATTTGGAACTTTGCCAATCGTTTTTGCTGCCGAAGATAAGATTGATGTTTTGCGATCTTACGTCCAAACCTATCTTAAGGAAGAAATTCAAGCCGAAGCCTTGGTAAAAAATTTACCTGGTTTCGCTCGCTTTTTACCAGTTGCGGGAATCTTTCATGGGCAGGCATTAAACGTTTCAAATGTTTCTCGGGAAGCTGAAGTTGCTCGGACTACCGTTCAGGCCTATTTCGAAATTCTTGAAGATACTCTTCTTGCTAATCGATTAGAAGCTTTTGCTCCAAAATTGAGGGCTCGAGAAAAGTCTCGTCCAAAATTTTATATCATTGATCCAGGTCTGGCCATGGCATTGAAGCAACGTCGGGGGGAGCCTTCAAATGAGGAGTTTGGTCATCTCCTTGAGGGGTTCATCTACATGCTTTTGCGCGCTTATAATCAAAAAAATGACCTTTACGACGAAATCAATTTTTGGAGTCCGGCTGAGGCAAAAATGACTGAAGTAGATTTTCTGTTATCGCGAGGTCAGGAAAAAATTGCGATTGAAATTAAGGCAAAAGAAAAGTGGTCGACCACTGACCTCAAAGGCCTCCATGCGGTTTCCGAGCTCAAGGGTCTTAAGAGAAAAATTCTCGTTACGTTGGGAAGTCGTAGAATGAAATTGGATTCGGGAATAGAGGTGTTTCCATTTTCCGCGTTTAATGAGCTCCTGAATAAGAATCAACTCTAA
- a CDS encoding winged helix-turn-helix transcriptional regulator encodes MKILIGNPSYLFSVIGEQSRLQVLALLLQKPSFVEDIRKKLKVEETLLSKHLKALRDSGLVQVTRHGRRILYEINPSVRKGNSKDYLCLDCCEIKLKNI; translated from the coding sequence TTGAAAATTCTGATCGGCAATCCTTCCTATCTGTTCTCCGTGATTGGAGAACAAAGTCGCTTACAGGTTCTGGCGCTATTGCTCCAAAAGCCCAGTTTCGTTGAAGATATTCGTAAAAAACTAAAAGTCGAAGAAACTCTTCTTTCGAAACACCTCAAGGCCCTGCGAGACTCGGGCCTTGTGCAGGTGACCAGACATGGGCGAAGAATACTTTATGAAATTAACCCGTCAGTACGAAAAGGCAACTCTAAAGACTACCTCTGTTTGGATTGCTGCGAGATTAAGTTGAAGAATATCTAA
- a CDS encoding response regulator, which translates to MKKSLLILEDDLRLARSLAREFEDHGYEVSIAESIREISERPVLFAIVDLRLGGEFGLEAIEKIKRFSPESRIVILSGYGSIATAVEALKRGAVDYITKPASYALIEAALLGKRTLPDPEFKAPSLSQVEHDYIDFILTKNEGNISKTARALGLHRQSLQRKLKKYT; encoded by the coding sequence ATGAAAAAGTCCCTTCTCATTCTCGAAGATGACCTCCGATTGGCCCGTTCTTTGGCAAGAGAATTTGAAGACCACGGGTATGAGGTGTCGATTGCGGAGTCTATTCGAGAAATTTCTGAGCGTCCGGTTTTGTTCGCTATCGTTGATCTCAGGCTTGGTGGAGAGTTTGGTCTTGAAGCTATAGAAAAGATCAAACGGTTCTCTCCTGAGAGCCGAATTGTGATTCTCTCTGGGTATGGCAGCATTGCAACTGCGGTCGAGGCGCTAAAACGAGGGGCGGTGGACTATATCACTAAGCCAGCGAGCTACGCTCTCATTGAGGCTGCGCTTTTGGGCAAACGAACACTTCCTGACCCTGAGTTCAAAGCTCCTTCGCTTTCTCAAGTCGAGCACGATTACATCGATTTCATTCTGACCAAAAATGAGGGGAACATTTCAAAGACAGCTAGAGCTTTGGGGCTTCACCGTCAAAGCCTTCAGAGAAAACTCAAAAAGTACACTTAA
- a CDS encoding HAMP domain-containing histidine kinase, with translation MPLTEVDISNLHENPFEPVTRTFNWVTSMLGRFFRFADIPAGGELAKLLWLIRMRWLAVGLFFVLTGPALMMGLLSRETVFVYLAMVSVLLVVNLLTQLVVAEQGRWIGPFWICFQMAFDLCVLTTLLVITGGLANPFVVLFLLNVAIGGLLIPGRLSWPFLFLAHTFLAFLQFQFAIKDIGEINSSLLGTFVVCHFLVLAFWLVMRSLGVHLERQLKREAQAQMIIEKQDRLRAIGALAAGFSHEFASPLNSAKIRLERACHEHPTEDITEALEAVKECETVVHQMNSSQMDSRDFAFREVILADLLKDIVDSWKEEHPETSVRLNYEDRSSGMIPPINFAQAVLNLLDNAGEAAPAKEIDVALRCSNDRFHLQVSDQGPGFTASVLARFGEPFVTTKATGTGLGLYVSHLFCQSLGGSLTIRQSEELGGAEVHLEWPRQRERA, from the coding sequence ATGCCACTCACCGAGGTCGATATTTCTAATCTGCACGAAAATCCATTTGAGCCTGTGACTCGCACTTTCAATTGGGTGACGTCAATGCTCGGCCGCTTCTTTCGCTTCGCGGACATTCCTGCAGGGGGTGAGTTGGCCAAGCTACTTTGGCTCATTCGAATGCGGTGGCTCGCCGTGGGCTTGTTCTTTGTGCTGACTGGGCCAGCTTTGATGATGGGGTTGTTGTCTCGAGAAACTGTTTTTGTCTACCTGGCAATGGTGAGTGTCTTGCTCGTGGTGAACTTATTGACCCAGTTGGTCGTCGCAGAGCAAGGGCGTTGGATCGGTCCATTCTGGATTTGTTTTCAGATGGCGTTCGACCTCTGCGTCTTGACGACTCTTCTTGTGATCACGGGTGGACTTGCGAATCCGTTCGTCGTTCTGTTCCTCCTTAACGTAGCAATCGGTGGGCTGCTCATTCCAGGACGCCTGAGTTGGCCGTTTCTTTTTCTGGCCCATACCTTTCTGGCCTTCCTCCAGTTTCAGTTTGCGATAAAAGATATTGGTGAAATCAATTCAAGTCTGTTGGGGACATTTGTCGTTTGTCACTTTCTCGTCTTGGCGTTTTGGCTCGTGATGCGCTCGCTCGGAGTGCACCTTGAGCGTCAGCTCAAGCGCGAAGCTCAGGCGCAGATGATCATCGAAAAACAGGACCGGCTTCGTGCCATTGGTGCTCTCGCCGCAGGCTTTTCGCATGAATTTGCAAGTCCTTTGAATTCCGCAAAGATTCGTCTAGAGCGTGCGTGCCACGAGCATCCCACGGAGGACATCACTGAAGCTCTCGAAGCCGTGAAGGAGTGCGAAACCGTTGTTCACCAGATGAATTCCTCTCAGATGGACAGCCGTGATTTCGCGTTCAGGGAGGTCATACTTGCTGATTTATTGAAAGATATCGTAGATTCTTGGAAAGAAGAGCATCCAGAAACCTCTGTCCGACTTAATTATGAGGACCGTTCTTCGGGTATGATTCCTCCCATCAACTTCGCCCAAGCTGTTTTGAATCTGCTCGACAACGCCGGAGAAGCTGCACCAGCAAAAGAAATCGACGTTGCTTTGCGATGTTCAAACGACCGTTTTCATCTGCAGGTGTCGGATCAAGGGCCAGGCTTCACTGCTTCTGTTCTCGCTCGGTTTGGAGAACCATTTGTCACGACCAAGGCTACGGGAACGGGCCTCGGCCTCTATGTGTCGCATCTTTTTTGCCAGTCTTTGGGTGGATCACTTACCATTAGGCAATCTGAAGAACTCGGTGGTGCGGAGGTGCACCTTGAGTGGCCCAGACAAAGGGAACGGGCATGA
- a CDS encoding redoxin domain-containing protein, whose amino-acid sequence MMNSVALFFSFFFAFLFLLNGSGAAALPHQISGKSVVDDRPVQAGKSPKRGLVVVFLSAVCPCSNSHLVELKNLSKDFSDFDFVGIHSNTTESQEVTATYFKTANLPFPVVRDSGTKLADEFKALKTPHAFVVLKDGTTAYQGGVSSSRHFDDKTDQKYLREALNDLAAGHKVKTPEGRTLGCVISRGGSHVW is encoded by the coding sequence TTGATGAATTCTGTCGCCTTGTTCTTTTCATTTTTTTTCGCGTTTCTTTTTCTCTTGAATGGATCTGGTGCGGCAGCACTTCCTCATCAGATTTCGGGTAAATCTGTCGTTGATGACCGACCAGTCCAGGCGGGAAAATCTCCAAAACGGGGGCTCGTGGTCGTGTTTCTTTCAGCTGTTTGTCCCTGTTCAAACAGTCATCTCGTCGAACTAAAAAACCTGAGTAAAGACTTCTCAGATTTTGATTTTGTCGGAATTCATTCAAATACAACTGAGAGCCAGGAAGTCACAGCCACTTACTTCAAGACCGCAAATCTTCCTTTTCCTGTCGTGCGGGATTCGGGAACAAAACTCGCTGATGAGTTCAAGGCACTCAAAACGCCCCATGCATTCGTGGTTTTGAAAGATGGAACGACAGCCTATCAAGGCGGCGTTTCAAGCAGTCGCCACTTTGATGACAAGACCGATCAAAAGTACCTCAGAGAGGCATTGAATGACCTTGCGGCTGGACACAAGGTCAAAACCCCTGAGGGCAGAACTCTCGGCTGCG